One Fusarium musae strain F31 chromosome 6, whole genome shotgun sequence DNA segment encodes these proteins:
- a CDS encoding hypothetical protein (EggNog:ENOG41), whose product MYELERYWIAHGAMVFLGAWIPSVVLFFCSFCLVRRKRDPARTAFTYLKLALLVFSGYTFFEFTSYIVSVVHTRLYYSGRIDSEFDSHYSKTLQVTTQVLATLALIYDLVTDILVMIILLRLGTGIIMAQTGQRDPKGKILRFGSYIAATILFALALTAFGLRIRYVYEFFFNDVSVGVDSYTKSRQISFSFSVLVFVISLAIVARAILIKVQSKGENALTWCSNMFIAASVVWLLRTTFNMASTAAWTDLSSAYGDREYKYAYYILDVVFGIWPQFVVLCLVFFIGRAKNNGIWSKQEQNPVKGVEAGERTAWGYGQVPPQAQNAAPMPEQQHYPQPEQQHLAHGYGPQQPVPQQQNGYYAPQQPQYAAYDAISPVSQPRSPPPHEETVGLNHQADGTPPQVPAQPYPEKH is encoded by the exons ATGTATGAGCTTGAAAGATACTGGATCGCCCACGGGGCCATGGTCTTTCTTGGAGCATGGATCCCCTCTGTCGTTTTATTCTTCTGCAGTTTCTGCCTCGTCCGTCGCAAGAGGGATCCGGCGAGAACTGCATTCACATATCTCAAGCTGGCACTCTTAGTATTCTCAGG CTATACCTTCTTCGAGTTCACCTCATACATCGTCTCAGTCGTGCACACGCGATTATACTACAGTGGAAGAATCGACAGTGAATTCGACTCGCACTACTCAAAGACTCTACAAGTCACCACGCAGGTCCTCGCCACTCTTGCGCTTATTTACGATTTGGTCACCGATATTCTCGTCATGATAATCCTGCTACGTCTCGGCACCGGTATCATCATGGCCCAGACAGGCCAACGCGATCCAAAGGGGAAGATCCTCCGCTTCGGCTCATACATCGCAGCAACTATCCTCTTCGCTCTCGCCTTGACCGCCTTCGGTCTTCGGATTCGATATGTGTATGaattcttcttcaacgatGTTAGCGTTGGTGTGGATAGTTACACCAAGTCTCGACAGATCAGCTTTTCTTTCAGTGTTTTGGTCTTTGTCATTTCTCTGGCGATTGTTGCGCGAGCAATTTTGATCAAGGTTCAATCAAAGGGCGAGAATGCCCTTACTTGGTGCTCAAACATGTTCATCGCTGCATCTGTGGTATGGCTCCTGCGCACAACATTCAACATGGCGTCGACAGCTGCTTGGACAGATCTGAGCAGTGCGTACGGCGACCGTGAGTACAAGTATGCTTACTACATCCTTGACGTCGTCTTCGGAATCTGGCCGCAGTTCGTTGTCCTCTGCTTGGTCTTCTTTATCGGTCGTGCAAAGAACAATGGCATTTGGTCTAAGCAGGAGCAGAACCCCGTGAAGGGCGTTGAGGCTGGAGAGCGTACGGCTTGGGGTTATGGACAGGTCCCTCCCCAGGCACAGAATGCTGCACCTATGCCCGAGCAGCAGCACTACCCGCAGCCGGAACAGCAGCATCTGGCTCACGGGTATGGTCCTCAGCAACCAgtgcctcagcagcagaacGGCTACTATGCACCACAACAACCTCAGTACGCGGCTTATGATGCTATATCTCCCGTGTCCCAGCCCAGGTCACCACCTCCTCATGAGGAGACGGTGGGCTTGAACCACCAGGCTGACGGTACTCCTCCCCAGGTACCAGCTCAGCCATACCCTGAGAAGCATTAG
- a CDS encoding hypothetical protein (EggNog:ENOG41), with product MSETRYQEGLEVYSDSAAHAPEVSPHGVYSQGSKDPISGYVQVVEARKGPFGLSILSLCALVAIVTAVVVGAGVGGVHKYLKSQLHPRYKPSPVQPSQPPQATPPKPPSQSSTSPNQQTK from the exons ATGTCGGAGACACGGTATCAAGAAGGCCTCGAGGTCTACTCGGACAGCGCAGCTCATGCACCAGAGGTCAGCCCTCATGGTGTTTATAGCCAAGGCTCGAAGGATCCAATATCGGGTTATGTTCAGGTCGTCGAGGCGCGAAAGGGTCCCTTTGGCCTGAGCATATTAAGCCTATGTGCCCTCGTTGCTATCGTTACTGCAGTGGTAGTTGGAGCTGGTGTTGGAGGAG TTCACAAGTATTTGAAGTCCCAGCTGCATCCGCGATACAAACCTTCGCCTGTCCAACCTTCACAACCACCGCAAGCGACACCACCAAAACCACCGAGTCAAAGTTCTACGAGCCCAAACCAGCAGACCAAGTAA